Proteins encoded within one genomic window of Granulicella pectinivorans:
- a CDS encoding alkaline phosphatase family protein: MQPFRSARLFALASVLGSGFTAAQLLPAQTRPAPVVMISVDGMKPEYVTHADTYHLRIPVLRSFIAKGAYATGVVGVIPTVTYPSHTTLVTGVWPSEHGVLNNTIFDPLQQHPNTWYWDFADIKVPTLYTAADAAGLTTANVGWPVTVGAPIDYNIAEGTQSEHTDKPSGSPYHPENILNQIGIHPARDIDQDVTKTQETVAILTRFHPSLTLVHLTDLDHQEHEHSPFSPEANATLETIDGQIGQIRDAALAVDPRTRIVVVSDHGFLRVDHRVNLNVLLTRAGLIEIEATKSAGKKEKVVDWTAEAWPAGGSNAIMLKQPDNPELVARVRQVLDAAKTDPANGISAILEHDEIVARGGFPNASFLVDYKDGYTPGNALAGAVVVDAPSTGMHGYLPSRPAMRSSFFVEGQGIAVGRNLGVIDMRQIAPTLAYLLGLSLPTAKQPAVDVTAHAQHDQ; the protein is encoded by the coding sequence ATGCAACCGTTTCGTTCTGCACGCTTGTTTGCTCTTGCCTCTGTTCTGGGCAGCGGATTCACCGCTGCCCAGCTCCTTCCTGCCCAGACCCGTCCTGCGCCGGTCGTGATGATCTCCGTGGACGGGATGAAGCCGGAATATGTAACTCATGCCGATACATATCATCTCCGCATCCCGGTCTTGCGAAGTTTTATCGCGAAGGGCGCCTATGCAACAGGAGTCGTTGGCGTCATCCCAACCGTGACGTATCCGAGTCATACCACGCTCGTCACCGGAGTATGGCCCAGCGAACATGGCGTTCTCAACAACACCATCTTCGACCCGCTGCAGCAGCATCCGAACACCTGGTATTGGGACTTCGCCGATATCAAGGTCCCAACTCTCTACACGGCTGCCGACGCTGCGGGCTTGACGACCGCCAACGTGGGATGGCCGGTCACGGTGGGCGCTCCCATCGACTACAACATCGCCGAGGGCACACAGTCCGAGCACACGGATAAGCCGTCCGGCTCCCCCTACCACCCCGAGAACATTCTCAATCAGATTGGCATTCATCCAGCCAGGGATATCGACCAGGACGTGACCAAGACTCAGGAGACCGTGGCGATCCTGACCAGGTTCCATCCGTCCCTGACGCTTGTGCACTTGACCGATCTGGATCATCAGGAGCATGAGCATAGTCCCTTCAGCCCGGAAGCAAACGCTACGCTCGAGACCATCGATGGCCAGATTGGCCAGATTCGTGACGCCGCACTCGCAGTCGATCCGCGTACCCGAATCGTCGTTGTCTCGGACCACGGCTTCTTGCGCGTCGATCACCGGGTCAATCTGAACGTGCTCCTTACCCGCGCGGGACTTATCGAGATTGAAGCCACAAAAAGTGCTGGCAAGAAGGAGAAGGTGGTTGACTGGACGGCAGAGGCGTGGCCAGCCGGCGGATCCAATGCCATCATGCTCAAGCAGCCGGACAACCCAGAACTCGTAGCTCGGGTGCGCCAGGTTCTCGACGCCGCAAAGACCGACCCGGCCAATGGGATCTCCGCCATTCTGGAGCATGATGAGATCGTGGCGCGCGGGGGCTTTCCAAATGCAAGCTTCCTTGTCGACTACAAGGATGGCTACACGCCTGGAAACGCGTTGGCCGGGGCCGTGGTCGTCGACGCTCCCTCAACAGGAATGCACGGCTATCTGCCATCTCGACCTGCGATGCGTTCCTCCTTCTTCGTGGAAGGACAAGGGATCGCAGTTGGCCGCAATCTCGGAGTCATCGATATGCGCCAGATCGCTCCAACACTCGCCTATCTGCTCGGTCTCTCGCTGCCAACCGCCAAACAGCCCGCCGTGGACGTCACAGCGCACGCTCAACACGATCAGTAG
- a CDS encoding FecR family protein has translation MARAQNLAPQGVTVQADEAQGAVMADEPTGAPPRMARLTYVAEGVVMVAPADNTASVPAVENMPLTEGMRLTSTQNGQAEVEFEDGSLVRLTPNSAIRLDALGTDANGKVTTRVRVLGGLVYVEMRASTSGRFRVQAGADGFWPLENATVRVNMDDPPAVLSVLDGKIRVEHVAIQASVPDPNAESINGYLASVHAGESLRSDVSDGTRYFLSDRIPPESWDNWNEGRDQAALDQLANATSVRGGYAGSEGYGWADLDANGSWYTQNDGTQLWQPVEALQAGFDPYGAGNWTYVAGIGYGWASGYRWGWTPFRCGRWWFYDGFGWVWEPDNFCRTRWGYGGHYGAYVARAPRDYIKPLPPIKRPGPVHPIIVKGPFDGRHPPYERPTGPRRELSERQIAGVVLKPVVPSGHPYTPRGGSAVGSALKRDYAVDTKTKTPDVGTVSTPVPGMTLSTGPGWHAVSTRPEPQPSGGGGFRGLFHSSKPAGETPVVMDRRGNPVVPEVRKEQNRQAEFRNEQRNNAAPPGVQGSGMVRSTANSAPAQQRIENHSNSYQAPRMENNVHSAPAASAPAPHYSAPAPSAPAASSPAPAPAAASHK, from the coding sequence GTGGCCAGGGCTCAGAACCTGGCCCCCCAGGGTGTCACGGTCCAGGCGGATGAGGCGCAGGGCGCCGTGATGGCGGATGAGCCGACGGGGGCTCCGCCGAGGATGGCCCGTCTGACGTATGTTGCGGAAGGCGTTGTGATGGTGGCGCCTGCGGACAACACGGCAAGCGTGCCGGCGGTCGAGAATATGCCCCTGACGGAGGGAATGCGGCTGACGTCGACCCAGAACGGTCAGGCTGAGGTGGAGTTCGAGGATGGAAGCCTGGTGCGGCTGACTCCGAACTCGGCGATCCGGCTGGATGCCTTGGGTACGGACGCGAATGGCAAGGTGACGACGCGGGTGAGGGTGCTGGGTGGTCTGGTGTACGTCGAGATGAGGGCTTCAACGTCGGGACGGTTTCGGGTGCAGGCGGGGGCGGACGGCTTCTGGCCGCTTGAGAACGCAACGGTCCGGGTCAATATGGACGATCCTCCGGCCGTCCTGTCGGTGCTGGATGGAAAGATACGGGTGGAGCATGTCGCGATCCAGGCGAGCGTGCCGGACCCAAACGCGGAGTCGATCAACGGCTATCTGGCCAGCGTGCACGCGGGCGAGAGTCTGCGGAGCGATGTATCGGACGGGACGCGATACTTCCTGAGCGACCGGATTCCGCCCGAGAGCTGGGATAACTGGAACGAGGGGCGGGATCAGGCAGCGTTGGACCAGTTGGCGAACGCGACATCGGTGCGCGGTGGCTATGCGGGCAGTGAGGGGTACGGTTGGGCGGATCTGGACGCGAACGGCTCCTGGTATACCCAGAACGATGGGACGCAACTGTGGCAGCCGGTGGAGGCGCTTCAGGCTGGTTTCGATCCGTATGGAGCGGGGAACTGGACATATGTGGCCGGCATTGGGTACGGCTGGGCTTCGGGTTACCGGTGGGGATGGACGCCGTTCCGGTGTGGGCGGTGGTGGTTCTACGACGGATTCGGCTGGGTTTGGGAGCCGGATAACTTCTGCCGGACGCGTTGGGGGTATGGTGGCCACTATGGGGCGTATGTGGCACGAGCGCCCAGGGACTATATCAAGCCGCTCCCGCCGATCAAGCGTCCGGGGCCAGTGCATCCGATTATTGTGAAGGGTCCGTTTGACGGGCGGCATCCCCCGTATGAGAGGCCGACAGGACCGAGGCGTGAACTGAGCGAGCGGCAGATTGCAGGTGTCGTGCTGAAGCCGGTTGTACCGAGTGGACACCCTTATACGCCGCGTGGAGGGAGCGCGGTTGGGTCGGCGCTGAAGAGAGACTATGCGGTCGATACGAAGACGAAGACGCCGGATGTCGGGACGGTCAGCACGCCGGTTCCGGGGATGACGCTGAGCACCGGGCCGGGGTGGCATGCGGTGTCGACTCGTCCTGAGCCGCAGCCTTCCGGTGGCGGCGGATTCCGTGGGCTGTTCCATAGCTCGAAGCCGGCGGGGGAGACTCCGGTGGTGATGGACCGGCGTGGGAATCCCGTGGTTCCCGAGGTGCGCAAAGAGCAGAACCGTCAGGCCGAGTTCCGTAACGAGCAGAGGAACAATGCCGCTCCGCCGGGCGTGCAGGGCTCAGGGATGGTGCGGTCCACTGCGAATTCGGCGCCTGCACAGCAGCGGATTGAGAATCACTCGAACTCGTATCAGGCTCCGCGTATGGAGAACAATGTGCATTCCGCCCCGGCGGCCTCGGCACCGGCCCCGCATTACAGCGCGCCGGCACCCTCCGCGCCGGCCGCCTCGTCACCAGCCCCGGCTCCTGCGGCGGCAAGCCACAAGTAG
- the rsmA gene encoding 16S rRNA (adenine(1518)-N(6)/adenine(1519)-N(6))-dimethyltransferase RsmA, producing MGNKHKPKLGQNFLIDDRARHAIADALGDLSTRTVVEIGPGHGAITEILATRAKKLILIELDRALAAELRFRFRENPAVEILEGDVLEVDLAPLGQDLDVIGNLPYYITSDILLKLFAASRTGLIRRAVLMMQREVADRVSAAPGIKDYGLLSATAQMHARVDHLFTLPPEAFNPPPDVFSTVIRLEFAPRFAELGVEPAPFDAFLRQIYAQKRKTLRNNLRTAGHTPAAIDAAWPAGLPPEIRAEALSLEDTAALYCNLV from the coding sequence ATGGGCAACAAACACAAGCCGAAACTCGGCCAGAACTTCCTCATCGACGACCGCGCCCGCCACGCCATCGCCGACGCGCTCGGCGATCTCTCCACTCGCACCGTCGTCGAGATTGGCCCGGGCCACGGAGCCATCACCGAGATCCTCGCCACCAGAGCCAAAAAGCTCATCCTCATCGAACTCGACCGTGCCCTCGCCGCCGAACTTCGGTTTCGCTTCCGCGAAAACCCAGCCGTCGAGATCCTGGAAGGCGACGTCCTCGAAGTCGATCTGGCCCCCTTGGGCCAGGATCTGGATGTCATCGGCAACCTGCCCTACTACATCACCTCGGACATCCTGCTCAAACTCTTCGCGGCCTCCCGAACCGGCCTTATCCGCCGCGCCGTCCTCATGATGCAGCGCGAGGTCGCCGACCGCGTCTCCGCCGCCCCCGGCATCAAGGACTACGGTCTCCTCTCCGCAACCGCCCAGATGCACGCTCGCGTCGACCACCTCTTTACCCTGCCGCCCGAGGCCTTCAACCCGCCCCCCGACGTCTTCTCGACCGTCATCCGCCTTGAGTTCGCCCCGCGATTCGCGGAACTCGGCGTGGAACCAGCCCCGTTCGACGCGTTCCTCCGCCAGATCTACGCCCAGAAGCGCAAGACCCTGCGCAACAACCTACGCACCGCCGGACACACCCCCGCTGCCATCGACGCCGCCTGGCCCGCCGGTCTCCCCCCCGAGATCCGCGCCGAAGCCCTCAGTCTTGAAGACACCGCAGCACTCTACTGCAACCTCGTCTGA
- a CDS encoding prepilin peptidase — MLELWLITGCAFVIGLLLGSFLNVCIARLPYGESIVTPRSHCPACHHAIRWYDNIPILSWLLLRARCRDCGQKISWQYPAVEIATGLWFMTAFAHAWDAWGMDQTGQVGPWMAERLTIDVIAGIATLILGFLLIGLLVMDWQTHRLPDAFTLSGIAIGFFLVCTQAIFLGPTEDQVLLHHKAPITAAMSVEKGNVFLTGPEALLGGRLVAIVGAALLLLAIRQAYKLLRKRDGMGLGDIKLLAMIAAFLGFWPAILALFAGVLTASLYAALLLVRGRANRLTRLPFGSFLAAGGLFSSLFGPALLDWYTSLFR, encoded by the coding sequence GTGCTCGAACTTTGGCTCATCACCGGCTGTGCCTTCGTCATAGGCCTACTCCTCGGCAGCTTCCTCAACGTGTGCATCGCCCGCCTGCCCTACGGCGAGAGCATCGTCACACCCCGCTCCCACTGCCCGGCCTGCCACCACGCCATTCGCTGGTACGACAACATACCCATCCTGAGCTGGCTCCTCCTCCGCGCCCGCTGCCGCGACTGCGGACAGAAGATCTCCTGGCAATATCCTGCGGTTGAAATCGCCACGGGACTTTGGTTCATGACGGCATTCGCTCACGCCTGGGATGCGTGGGGGATGGATCAAACCGGCCAGGTTGGGCCGTGGATGGCAGAACGGCTCACGATCGATGTAATTGCCGGTATCGCCACGCTCATCCTCGGCTTCCTCCTCATAGGCCTCCTCGTCATGGACTGGCAGACCCACCGCCTCCCCGACGCCTTCACCCTCTCGGGCATCGCCATCGGTTTCTTCCTCGTCTGCACCCAGGCCATCTTCCTCGGCCCGACGGAAGACCAGGTTCTCCTCCATCACAAGGCACCGATCACCGCCGCCATGTCGGTCGAAAAGGGAAATGTCTTCCTCACCGGCCCGGAAGCGCTCCTCGGAGGCCGTCTCGTCGCCATCGTGGGAGCCGCTCTTCTCCTTCTGGCCATCCGCCAGGCGTATAAACTTCTCCGCAAACGGGACGGAATGGGCCTCGGCGATATCAAACTCCTCGCGATGATCGCGGCCTTCCTCGGATTCTGGCCCGCTATCCTCGCTCTGTTCGCTGGCGTACTGACGGCGTCGCTCTATGCGGCCCTTTTGCTGGTACGGGGCCGCGCCAACCGCCTCACCCGTCTCCCTTTCGGCAGTTTTCTCGCTGCGGGAGGCCTGTTTTCCTCCCTCTTCGGCCCTGCCCTCCTCGACTGGTACACCTCACTTTTCCGCTAG
- the ruvC gene encoding crossover junction endodeoxyribonuclease RuvC has protein sequence MRVFGIDCGTEFTGYGVVEMDSVAQRPKLVHCAAGTIRLSKKDKTPVRLAQVYRELVSLMTLHEPTVVAIEEVFFSSNAKSALKLGQVRGVAMLAAATCGLEVAEYAPLSIKSAVVGYGLAAKEQVQFMVTRLLELECAPESPDAADALAIAICHLHTAQTLMMQGAR, from the coding sequence ATGCGCGTCTTCGGGATCGATTGCGGCACGGAGTTTACCGGATACGGCGTGGTCGAGATGGATTCGGTCGCGCAAAGGCCGAAGCTGGTGCACTGCGCGGCGGGAACGATTCGCCTAAGCAAGAAAGACAAGACGCCGGTGCGGCTGGCGCAGGTCTATCGCGAGTTGGTGTCGCTGATGACGCTGCATGAGCCGACAGTGGTCGCTATCGAGGAGGTCTTCTTCTCGTCCAATGCCAAGAGCGCGTTGAAGCTGGGTCAGGTGCGTGGCGTTGCGATGCTGGCGGCGGCGACCTGCGGGTTGGAGGTGGCGGAGTATGCGCCGCTTTCCATTAAGAGTGCGGTCGTTGGGTACGGGCTGGCGGCGAAGGAGCAGGTACAGTTTATGGTGACGCGTCTGCTGGAACTTGAGTGTGCTCCTGAATCGCCCGATGCGGCAGATGCGCTGGCGATCGCGATCTGTCATCTGCACACAGCGCAGACGTTGATGATGCAGGGGGCGCGTTGA
- a CDS encoding carbohydrate porin — translation MLRTKFDLYQPFTAFAHHGSKSMTRLFSFLLAAALLPAHACAQTPQQEAVPDAPIPATLFPHSDTSRFYAQGQANIIFQAHGPFHSPYESDNSLLSRGEYKTSLIGTLYLGAQLVRTPRYETEFLLDFESAGGRGISEALGLAGFTNLDVVRNPNLGSKPYIARIQMHGTIGLGGGTTEAERTPFSLATKVPTRRIDLRIGKLSLPDVLDLNSIGTDSHLQFLNWTVDNNGAWDYAADTRGYTYAAIAEYDDKIWSARYAFALMPTQPNGIDIDWNARRARGENTEFELRKGLLSAFLPSERKGTIRLLGFVNHANMGLYRDAIKNYLAGLTPTPDIDVHAERPTVKYGFGGNFEQELTSNLRAYGRFGWNEGQHESYAYTEVDQTIALGADYNMQSHGRPLDKIGLTYVTNAIKRDHQNYLKLGGKGFLLGDGNLNYAREDIVEAYYNVHTWRGVFYALDMQYITHPGYNADRGPVLVESVRMHVDF, via the coding sequence ATGCTCCGGACCAAATTTGATCTTTACCAGCCGTTCACAGCCTTCGCGCATCATGGCTCGAAGTCCATGACTCGCCTTTTCTCCTTTCTGCTCGCCGCAGCGCTCCTCCCAGCGCACGCCTGCGCGCAAACGCCCCAGCAGGAAGCCGTGCCCGACGCACCCATTCCGGCAACGCTCTTCCCTCACTCCGACACCTCGCGCTTCTACGCGCAGGGTCAGGCCAACATCATCTTCCAGGCGCATGGTCCCTTCCACAGCCCTTATGAAAGCGATAACAGCCTGCTCAGCCGCGGCGAGTACAAGACGTCCCTGATTGGGACGCTCTACCTCGGCGCGCAACTCGTCCGGACCCCGCGCTACGAGACCGAGTTCCTGCTCGACTTCGAGTCGGCCGGCGGTCGCGGCATCTCCGAGGCGCTCGGCCTCGCCGGCTTCACTAACCTCGACGTGGTCCGCAACCCGAACCTCGGTTCCAAACCATACATCGCCCGCATCCAGATGCACGGCACGATCGGCCTCGGCGGAGGCACCACGGAAGCGGAACGCACCCCGTTCTCACTCGCCACCAAGGTCCCGACGCGCCGTATCGACCTCCGTATCGGCAAGCTGAGCCTCCCTGACGTTCTCGATCTCAACTCCATCGGCACCGACTCCCACCTCCAGTTCCTCAACTGGACCGTCGACAACAACGGCGCATGGGACTACGCCGCCGACACCCGCGGGTACACCTATGCCGCCATCGCCGAGTACGACGACAAAATCTGGTCCGCCCGCTATGCCTTCGCGCTCATGCCTACCCAGCCCAACGGAATCGACATCGACTGGAACGCCCGTCGCGCCCGTGGCGAAAACACTGAGTTCGAGCTCCGCAAAGGTCTCCTGAGCGCTTTCCTGCCGTCCGAGCGCAAAGGAACGATTCGCCTGCTAGGCTTCGTCAACCACGCCAACATGGGCCTCTACCGCGACGCGATCAAGAATTATCTCGCCGGTCTCACCCCGACGCCCGACATCGACGTCCACGCCGAGCGCCCCACGGTGAAGTACGGCTTCGGCGGCAACTTCGAGCAGGAACTCACCTCCAACCTCCGCGCCTATGGACGCTTCGGCTGGAACGAAGGCCAGCACGAGTCCTACGCCTACACCGAGGTCGACCAGACCATCGCCCTCGGCGCCGACTACAACATGCAGTCCCACGGCCGCCCCCTCGACAAGATCGGCCTTACCTACGTCACCAACGCCATCAAACGCGACCATCAGAACTACCTGAAACTCGGCGGCAAAGGTTTCCTCCTCGGAGACGGCAACCTGAACTACGCCCGCGAGGACATCGTCGAGGCCTACTACAACGTCCACACCTGGCGCGGCGTCTTCTACGCCCTGGACATGCAGTACATCACTCACCCCGGCTACAACGCCGACCGAGGCCCAGTGCTGGTCGAATCCGTCCGCATGCACGTCGACTTTTAA
- a CDS encoding thiazole synthase — MESLVIAGRSFSSRLIVGTGKYKDGPETKAAVEASGAEMVTVAVRRVNLDRTKESLLDYLDPAKMFLLPNTAGCYSAEEAIRAARLGREVGLSDWVKIEVIGDMATLFPDIAATVEATKVLVKEGFTVLPYTSNDIVFAKRLIDVGAAAVMPLGAPIGTGLGLTDTYGLRMLRELVTEVPLIVDAGLGTASDAALAMEMGFDGVLLNTAIAGANDPVLMAEAMRDAVLAGYKAKVAGRMPRKLYATASSPLDGISR; from the coding sequence ATGGAATCTCTGGTGATTGCGGGACGGAGCTTCAGCTCCAGGCTGATTGTAGGAACGGGAAAGTACAAGGATGGACCGGAGACGAAGGCTGCGGTGGAGGCCTCGGGCGCGGAGATGGTAACGGTCGCGGTGAGGCGCGTGAACCTGGACCGGACCAAGGAGTCGCTGCTCGACTACCTGGACCCGGCGAAGATGTTCCTCCTGCCGAATACGGCGGGCTGCTACAGCGCCGAGGAGGCGATCCGGGCGGCTCGGCTGGGGCGCGAGGTGGGGCTTTCGGACTGGGTGAAGATCGAGGTGATCGGGGATATGGCAACGCTGTTCCCGGACATCGCGGCTACGGTTGAGGCCACAAAGGTGCTGGTGAAGGAGGGTTTCACCGTGCTGCCATATACCTCGAACGACATTGTGTTTGCGAAGCGTCTGATCGATGTGGGTGCGGCGGCGGTGATGCCTCTGGGTGCGCCGATCGGCACCGGTCTAGGCCTGACTGACACGTATGGGCTTCGTATGCTGCGGGAGCTGGTGACGGAGGTTCCGCTGATCGTGGACGCGGGTCTGGGAACGGCCTCCGATGCTGCGCTGGCGATGGAGATGGGCTTCGATGGAGTGTTGCTGAATACGGCGATCGCCGGGGCGAACGATCCGGTGCTGATGGCAGAAGCCATGCGGGACGCAGTGCTGGCTGGATATAAGGCGAAGGTGGCCGGCCGGATGCCGCGCAAGCTCTACGCGACGGCGAGCTCGCCGCTGGACGGTATCTCACGATGA
- a CDS encoding NADH-quinone oxidoreductase subunit A, translating into MQSYPYIWNYLPLVLQVLVALGMAGGMVGASYLVGRHKNSRTKLGPYECGMDPIGDARGRFSVRFYLVAMLFILFDVEAVFMLPWAVIFKKLPAITGQAMFGFWEMFVYIAFVAVGLFYVWKKGVFDWSNDKGDL; encoded by the coding sequence ATGCAAAGTTACCCCTACATTTGGAACTATCTTCCGCTCGTGCTTCAGGTTCTCGTCGCTCTCGGCATGGCCGGGGGCATGGTCGGAGCCTCATACCTCGTCGGCAGGCATAAGAACTCCCGCACCAAGCTCGGACCCTACGAGTGCGGCATGGACCCCATCGGCGACGCCCGCGGACGTTTTTCGGTCCGCTTCTACCTCGTTGCGATGCTCTTCATCCTCTTCGACGTGGAAGCTGTCTTCATGCTTCCCTGGGCCGTCATCTTCAAAAAGCTCCCCGCCATCACCGGCCAGGCCATGTTCGGCTTCTGGGAGATGTTCGTCTACATCGCGTTCGTCGCGGTCGGTCTCTTCTATGTCTGGAAGAAGGGCGTCTTCGATTGGTCGAACGATAAGGGGGATCTGTAA